From a single Vitis vinifera cultivar Pinot Noir 40024 chromosome 18, ASM3070453v1 genomic region:
- the LOC100243726 gene encoding uncharacterized protein LOC100243726 translates to MDLEQEEMQFLGIFGIYKEAYKIIFSWKKIFSQITVALILPLCFIFLAYIEVSDYLFQKIVIHEFELDGTRVDSAKYNKISDLLSSELIAFWLLKLAYLVFTLIFSLLSTSAVVYTIACIYTGREVTFKKVMSVVPRVWKRLMVTFLCIFVAVFAYNIFALLILILWALCIGPVKIGILILWVMFILYLVGLSYMSIIWQLASVVSVLEDLYGFRAMVKSRALIRGKLVVAIVIFLKLNISLFVIKIAFERLVVYGASLGMANRVGYGILCFLLLFKLFLFGLVLQTIIYFVCKSYHHENIDKSALSDHLEVYMGEYVPLKAKDVQLEQYDV, encoded by the coding sequence ATGGATCTAGAGCAGGAGGAAATGCAGTTTCTAGGGATCTTTGGGATCTACAAGGAGGCTTACAAGATCATCTTCTCATGGAAGAAGATTTTCAGCCAAATCACCGTTGCCCTGATCCTTCCACTGTGCTTCATCTTCCTAGCTTATATTGAAGTATCCGACTATCTCTTCCAGAAAATCGTCATCCATGAATTCGAATTGGATGGAACTCGAGTAGATTCTGCAAAATACAACAAAATATCGGATCTTCTCTCGAGCGAATTGATCGCTTTTTGGCTTTTGAAGTTGGCATATCTAGTCTTTACACTCATCTTCTCCCTCCTGTCAACATCTGCTGTAGTTTACACCATCGCTTGCATCTACACCGGCCGAGAAGTGACTTTTAAGAAGGTGATGAGTGTGGTCCCCAGGGTCTGGAAAAGGCTCATGGTCACCTTCTTGTGTATCTTTGTTGCTGTCTTCGCTTACAACATATTTGCACtactaattctaattttatgGGCACTGTGTATTGGACCTGTCAAGATTGGTATCTTGATCTTGTGGGTTATGTTCATCTTGTACTTGGTTGGGCTCTCGTATATGAGCATAATTTGGCAATTGGCTAGCGTGGTATCGGTGTTGGAAGACTTGTATGGGTTTCGAGCCATGGTGAAGAGTAGAGCACTGATAAGAGGTAAGCTTGTGGTGGCAATTGTCATCTTCCTTAAGCTAAATATTTCACTGTTTGTCATAAAGATAGCATTTGAGAGGCTGGTGGTGTATGGGGCCTCACTGGGTATGGCCAATAGGGTAGGGTATGGGATTTTGTGTTTCTTATTACTTTTCAAGCTATTTCTCTTTGGACTTGTCCTCCAAACGATTATCTACTTTGTGTGCAAGTCCTACCACCATGAAAACATTGACAAGTCAGCCCTATCTGATCACCTCGAAGTTTACATGGGAGAATATGTTCCTTTGAAGGCGAAGGATGTTCAGCTAGAGCAATATGACGTTTGA